GGGATGGGTCTTTTTCGGCTGTGACCCGGGCAGTGCGGCCAGCAATGGTGATTTCGCTTTCGCGATGGGTGATTTCGACCCGGGCTCGGCCGTGGACCGAGTCGTATTTGAGTAGGTGAGCAAGAGTCGCAGCATCAGTGATGTCGTTGATGCCGATAAGGTGTATGTCCGGGTCATGGGCAACAAGCCGAGCAACAAGCCGGCCAATGCGTCCAAAGCCGTTGATGGCAATCTTTACGGGCACGGAAACCTCCTTTTCAGGTGCTGGTCAAGGATATTGGATGGTTCGCAGTAAGTCAAGTTGACCAGTTCAGCGGGGTTGTTTGACGATTTTGCAGGTTGCAGTTGTATCGCCGGCTTCCAGCCGGAGTAGGTACACACCAGGGTTGAGCGCCGCAAGGTTGAGCGGGAGTGCAGGTTGCAACCCATGGTTCAGAGTTTGTCGGAGCAGTGGCCGACCGGTTATGTCGTAGAG
The genomic region above belongs to candidate division WOR-3 bacterium and contains:
- a CDS encoding T9SS type A sorting domain-containing protein, translating into LRIETTAPAGTSHRLGLATRPPLLEVMPNPLTGSWATARSTLLEPGPATLNLYDITGRPLLRQTLNHGLQPALPLNLAALNPGVYLLRLEAGDTTATCKIVKQPR